A genomic stretch from Lagenorhynchus albirostris chromosome 12, mLagAlb1.1, whole genome shotgun sequence includes:
- the LOC132530413 gene encoding methylglutaconyl-CoA hydratase, mitochondrial-like, protein MAAAAAAAPGASGILQAGRARLVAACCARLGPGWRLSGSWTVPRVDPATWAGGWTPTAGGAAWRRGYSSEVKTEDELRVRYLEEENRGTVVLGINRAYAKNSLSTKLIKILSKAVDTLKSDKKVRTIIVRSEVPGIFCAGADLKERVKMNSSEVGPFVSKIRAVINEIANLPVPTTAAIDGLALGGGLELTLACDIRVAASSAKMGLVETKLAITPGGGGTQRLPRAIGMSLAKELIFSARVLDGQAAKAVGLISHVLEQNQEGDAAYRKALDLAREFLPQGPVAMRVAKLAIKQGMEVDLVTGLAIEEACYAQTIPTKDRLEGLLAFKEKRTPRYKGE, encoded by the coding sequence ATGGCAGCGGCGGCCGCAGCGGCACCCGGGGCCTCGGGTATCTTGCAGGCCGGCCGCGCTCGCTTGGTGGCCGCTTGCTGTGCGCGGCTCGGCCCTGGGTGGAGACTGTCCGGCTCCTGGACGGTCCCGCGGGTCGACCCGGCgacctgggctgggggctggacacCCACGGCCGGGGGTGCGGCCTGGCGGAGGGGCTACAGCTCTGAGGTGAAGACGGAGGACGAGCTGCGGGTGCGGTATCTGGAGGAGGAGAACCGAGGAACTGTGGTGCTTGGAATAAACAGAGCTTATGCCAAAAATTCATTGAGTACAAAACTTATAAAAATCCTTTCAAAAGCTGTGGATACTTTAAAATCTGATAAGAAAGTACGGACCATCATAGTAAGAAGTGAAGTCCCAGGGATATTCTGTGCTGGTGCTGACCTTAAGGAAAGAGTCAAAATGAATTCCAGTGAAGTTGGTCCTTTTGTCTCCAAAATAAGAGCAGTGATTAATGAAATCGCTAATCTTCCAGTGCCAACCACTGCAGCAATAGATGGACTCGCTTTAGGTGGTGGACTTGAACTGACTTTAGCATGTGATATAAGAGTAGCAGCTTCTTCTGCAAAAATGGGCCTGGTTGAAACAAAGTTGGCAATtactcctggtggagggggcacGCAGCGACTGCCACGTGCCATTGGGATGTCCCTGGCCAAAGAGCTCATCTTCTCTGCACGTGTGCTCGATGGCCAAGCAGCCAAAGCAGTGGGCTTGATCAGCCATGTTCTGGAACAGAACCAGGAGGGGGATGCTGCCTATAGAAAGGCCTTGGACCTAGCAAGAGAGTTTTTACCTCAGGGACCTGTTGCAATGAGAGTGGCAAAATTAGCAATTAAGCAAGGGATGGAGGTCGATTTAGTAACAGGATTAGCCATAGAAGAAGCTTGTTATGCTCAGACTATTCCAACGAAAGACAGACTTGAAGGTCTTCttgcttttaaagagaaaaggacCCCTCGTTATAAAGGAgagtag